A genomic stretch from Dissulfurispira thermophila includes:
- the trmFO gene encoding methylenetetrahydrofolate--tRNA-(uracil(54)-C(5))-methyltransferase (FADH(2)-oxidizing) TrmFO: MKELIIIGGGLAGCEAAWQAARFGVKVVLFEMRPNRMTEVHKTPMLSELVCSNSLRSKEVITGPGLLKKELEVADSLIMKAANAAEVSAGSAFAVDRNIFSKFITQTIESHPNIRVIRKEIIDIPDTIAIIATGPLTSNAMANSIKSVIGDEHLYFYDAIAPIIDAESIDYSKVYLSSRYGKGGDDYVNCPMTRDEYNQFYDALIEADTVSAKDFEDLKVFEGCMPIEVMGKRGRNTLIFGPLKPVGLPDPLTGKTPYAVVQLRPENRQKTAYNMVGFQTRLKWPEQKRVFRMIPGLENAEFLRFGSIHRNTFINSPRHLNADLTLKEKNDIYIAGQITGVEGYIESTAMGLIAGINAAKRILGKEIVYPPRESAHGSLIAHITESDPENFQPSNINFGLLPAGEEVLKIRDKRVRRQRIAETAIKQWRKYIDKILAFII, translated from the coding sequence ATGAAAGAACTGATTATCATAGGTGGTGGCCTTGCTGGATGTGAGGCTGCATGGCAAGCTGCAAGATTTGGCGTTAAGGTTGTGCTTTTTGAGATGAGACCTAATAGAATGACAGAAGTCCATAAGACCCCTATGTTGTCAGAACTAGTATGTTCTAATTCTCTCAGGTCAAAGGAGGTCATAACCGGCCCCGGCCTGCTGAAAAAGGAATTAGAAGTTGCAGATTCCCTGATAATGAAGGCAGCTAATGCAGCAGAGGTCTCAGCGGGTTCTGCATTTGCAGTTGACAGGAATATCTTCTCAAAATTTATAACCCAGACTATAGAGAGTCACCCGAATATAAGGGTTATCAGAAAAGAGATAATTGATATTCCTGACACTATAGCCATTATAGCTACAGGACCCCTCACATCTAATGCAATGGCTAATTCCATAAAATCTGTTATAGGGGATGAGCATCTCTATTTTTATGATGCAATAGCACCAATAATCGATGCTGAAAGTATCGATTACTCAAAGGTATATTTATCTTCCAGATATGGGAAAGGTGGTGATGATTATGTGAACTGCCCTATGACCCGTGACGAATACAATCAATTTTATGATGCCTTAATAGAGGCAGACACCGTCTCTGCAAAGGATTTTGAGGATTTAAAGGTATTTGAAGGCTGCATGCCAATAGAAGTTATGGGAAAGAGGGGGAGAAATACACTTATCTTTGGACCATTAAAGCCTGTGGGCTTACCTGACCCTTTGACAGGAAAGACACCATATGCAGTTGTGCAATTGAGGCCTGAAAACAGACAAAAGACTGCTTATAATATGGTTGGCTTTCAGACAAGGCTGAAATGGCCTGAGCAGAAAAGAGTCTTTAGGATGATACCGGGACTTGAAAATGCAGAATTTCTGCGATTTGGGAGCATACACAGAAACACATTTATAAATTCACCAAGGCATCTTAATGCAGACCTTACACTAAAGGAAAAAAACGATATTTATATTGCTGGACAGATCACAGGTGTTGAAGGATATATAGAGTCAACTGCAATGGGTTTGATAGCTGGAATAAATGCGGCAAAGAGGATATTAGGAAAAGAGATTGTTTATCCACCGAGGGAGTCAGCTCATGGCTCATTGATTGCCCATATCACAGAGTCTGATCCTGAAAACTTTCAGCCAAGCAATATAAATTTTGGTCTGCTGCCGGCTGGCGAGGAGGTATTGAAGATAAGAGATAAAAGGGTCAGAAGGCAACGCATTGCAGAGACAGCAATAAAACAATGGCGGAAATATATTGACAAGATTTTGGCTTTTATTATATAA
- the xerC gene encoding tyrosine recombinase XerC gives MTVRQQCHPEPCREGQRTKDRGQRTEDGLQIYIEKFLKYLEIERNVSVHTLKAYERDLKDFSEYCHVQPKDIDMIDIRGFISGLINKGKSKTTVLRKLATLRSFFAYLYREGYVKINYARLVPTPKAPKHLPNFLSVDDVFNLVQTPEGIGLLPVRDRAILELLYSSGLRVSEIEGLNIDDLNMKESMIKVRGKGKKERIVPVGNKAMDALKTYLVERRLYKKKKGVSDSNNALFLNRDGQRLSDRQIRRVVVKYARLMGISGQIGPHTLRHTFATHLLIGGADLRVIQELLGHSSLSTTQRYTHLDIGHLIDVYDKAHPLADKK, from the coding sequence ATGACAGTAAGACAACAATGTCACCCTGAACCCTGTAGGGAAGGACAGAGGACAAAGGACAGAGGACAGAGGACGGAGGATGGATTGCAAATATATATAGAGAAATTTCTCAAGTATCTTGAGATAGAGAGAAATGTTTCTGTCCATACGCTTAAGGCATACGAGAGGGATTTGAAAGACTTCTCTGAATACTGTCATGTGCAACCTAAAGATATAGATATGATAGATATAAGGGGTTTTATTTCTGGATTAATAAATAAAGGGAAATCAAAGACCACTGTGTTAAGAAAACTCGCAACCTTGAGGTCATTTTTTGCTTATCTATATCGAGAAGGTTATGTAAAAATCAATTATGCCCGACTTGTCCCCACCCCAAAGGCACCAAAGCATCTACCCAATTTTTTATCTGTAGATGATGTCTTTAATCTTGTTCAGACGCCAGAAGGAATAGGGCTGCTTCCTGTGAGGGATAGGGCAATCCTTGAATTACTTTATTCCAGCGGTCTGAGGGTCAGTGAAATCGAAGGTCTTAACATTGATGATTTAAACATGAAGGAATCAATGATAAAAGTAAGAGGTAAGGGTAAAAAAGAAAGGATTGTGCCTGTTGGCAACAAGGCTATGGATGCCTTAAAAACTTATCTGGTTGAAAGAAGGCTTTATAAGAAAAAGAAAGGAGTTTCTGATAGTAATAATGCACTTTTTTTAAACAGAGACGGTCAAAGGCTTTCAGACAGACAGATAAGGAGGGTTGTGGTCAAATATGCACGGTTGATGGGTATAAGCGGTCAGATAGGTCCACATACATTGAGGCATACATTTGCAACCCATCTTCTGATAGGGGGTGCTGATTTGAGGGTGATTCAAGAGCTTTTGGGACATTCTTCACTTTCGACTACTCAGAGATACACACATCTCGATATAGGGCATTTGATTGATGTTTATGATAAGGCACATCCCTTAGCGGATAAAAAATAG
- the hslV gene encoding ATP-dependent protease subunit HslV, with the protein MFHGTTILCVRRNARVAIASDGQVTMGNTVLKHNAKKIRKMYNDKILAGFAGATADAFTLFEKFESKLESFRGNITRAAVELAKDWRTDKILRRLEALLIVADNEHTLILSGTGDVIEPEDGVAAIGSGGPYAQAAARALYENTELQAVDIVKKAMDIAADICIYTNKNIVLEELTN; encoded by the coding sequence ATGTTTCACGGGACAACTATTTTATGTGTAAGACGCAATGCAAGAGTGGCTATTGCAAGCGATGGCCAGGTAACAATGGGCAACACAGTATTAAAGCATAATGCCAAAAAGATAAGAAAGATGTATAATGATAAAATACTCGCAGGTTTTGCTGGGGCTACTGCTGATGCCTTTACCCTTTTCGAAAAATTCGAATCAAAGCTTGAATCATTCAGGGGAAACATCACAAGGGCTGCTGTTGAACTTGCAAAGGACTGGCGTACAGATAAGATTTTAAGAAGACTTGAGGCACTGCTTATAGTTGCTGATAATGAACATACACTCATACTTTCAGGCACAGGCGATGTCATAGAACCTGAAGATGGGGTTGCAGCTATTGGTTCAGGTGGTCCATATGCACAGGCAGCAGCAAGGGCATTGTATGAAAATACAGAGCTTCAGGCAGTAGATATAGTTAAAAAGGCTATGGATATAGCAGCAGATATTTGCATTTATACAAATAAAAATATCGTTTTAGAAGAACTAACAAATTAA
- a CDS encoding branched-chain amino acid transaminase, translating to MINKTEKIWMDGKFVNWDDAKIHIMTHSLHYGLGAFEGIRCYNTPKGPAIFKLDEHVKRLFQTAHIFLMDIPFTEDEIKSAIINTVRINGLKECYIRPLVYIGYGAMGLYPKGNPINVAIAAWPWGAYLGEEGIEKGIRVKVSSFIRNHVNSNMSRGKVSGYYVNSQIAKKEAISCGYDEALLLDTEGYISEGSGENIFIVRNGVLKTTPLTSILEGITRDSIITIARDIKIDVKEERFTRDEIYIADEAFFTGTAAEVTPIRELDGRVIGDGKRGKITKKLQSIFFDIVKGRNKKYNSWITYVK from the coding sequence ATGATTAATAAAACTGAAAAGATATGGATGGATGGCAAATTCGTAAACTGGGACGATGCAAAGATTCATATAATGACGCATTCACTGCATTACGGACTTGGTGCATTTGAGGGAATACGATGTTATAACACACCAAAAGGACCAGCTATATTCAAGCTTGATGAACATGTTAAAAGACTATTTCAGACAGCACACATATTCCTAATGGATATACCTTTTACCGAAGATGAGATAAAAAGCGCAATCATCAATACAGTTAGAATAAACGGACTTAAAGAGTGCTATATCAGACCCCTGGTGTATATAGGTTATGGTGCAATGGGTCTATATCCAAAAGGTAATCCCATAAATGTTGCTATTGCTGCATGGCCATGGGGTGCATATCTGGGAGAGGAAGGTATCGAGAAGGGGATAAGGGTAAAGGTATCGTCGTTTATAAGAAATCATGTAAATTCTAATATGTCAAGAGGCAAGGTTTCTGGATATTATGTCAACTCACAGATTGCAAAAAAAGAGGCAATATCATGTGGTTATGATGAGGCACTGCTGCTTGATACAGAAGGATATATATCAGAAGGCAGTGGTGAAAACATCTTTATTGTAAGAAATGGAGTATTAAAGACAACACCCCTGACCTCAATATTAGAAGGTATCACACGGGACAGCATCATTACTATTGCAAGAGACATTAAGATAGATGTCAAAGAAGAGAGATTTACTCGCGATGAGATATATATTGCTGATGAGGCATTCTTCACAGGGACAGCAGCAGAGGTCACACCTATTAGAGAATTGGATGGCAGGGTTATCGGAGACGGCAAGAGGGGCAAGATTACGAAAAAATTACAATCCATATTCTTCGACATAGTCAAAGGCAGAAACAAGAAATACAACTCATGGATTACTTATGTAAAATAA
- a CDS encoding c(7)-type cytochrome triheme domain-containing protein, with protein sequence MRIFVAILAIMIAVVFVGSAMAVPPGKQAQFAGGPMGKVTFDGKIHADKGLKCNDCHTKIFQMKREAKPKVADHKSDKFCFACHNGSKAFATDGNCAKCHKK encoded by the coding sequence ATGAGGATCTTTGTGGCAATATTGGCAATAATGATAGCAGTTGTTTTTGTTGGCAGCGCTATGGCAGTTCCTCCCGGGAAACAAGCTCAGTTTGCTGGTGGTCCAATGGGCAAAGTAACCTTTGATGGTAAAATTCATGCAGATAAGGGTCTTAAATGTAATGACTGTCATACAAAGATTTTCCAGATGAAGAGAGAGGCTAAGCCAAAGGTAGCAGACCACAAGAGCGATAAGTTTTGCTTTGCATGTCATAATGGAAGCAAGGCCTTTGCTACTGATGGAAACTGCGCAAAATGTCATAAGAAATAA
- the gatB gene encoding Asp-tRNA(Asn)/Glu-tRNA(Gln) amidotransferase subunit GatB, with translation MRYEAVIGLEVHAQMLTNTKIFCGCSTRFGSEPNTQTCPVCIGMPGVLPVLNKKAVEFAIKTGIAMNCKISTYSRFARKNYFYPDLPKGYQISQYELPICQGGYIQITVDGITKKIGITRIHMEEDAGKNIHTGGNFSLVDLNRAGVPLMEIVSEPDIRSPKEASEYMKKLRTILRYLGVCDGNMEQGSLRCDANVSIRPVGQKEYGTRTEVKNINSFKFVEKALEYEIKRQIMVVEQGGKVIQETRLWDSNKGITESMRGKEEAHDYRYFPEPDLVPIIVNPDWIEQIRAEILELPDVKRQRFVSEYDIPEYDADFLTFERAIAEWFECAVKTGGQPKAVSNWIMGELMRMLNEEGKSIEECPLKPEQLAGMLKLIDNGTISGKIAKTVFEEMFKSGKDADTIVKEKGLVQISDNREIENIIDEILARNQKEVERYRTGDEKLMGFFVGQVMKATRGKANPQIVNELLRKKMR, from the coding sequence ATGAGATACGAAGCAGTAATTGGTCTTGAAGTCCATGCACAGATGCTTACAAATACAAAGATATTTTGCGGATGTTCAACAAGGTTTGGCTCTGAGCCGAATACCCAGACATGCCCTGTGTGTATAGGAATGCCCGGAGTGCTTCCCGTGCTTAATAAAAAGGCTGTTGAATTTGCAATAAAGACAGGCATTGCTATGAACTGTAAAATATCTACTTATAGCAGATTTGCAAGAAAGAATTATTTTTATCCAGATTTGCCAAAAGGTTATCAGATAAGCCAATATGAGCTGCCCATATGCCAAGGAGGGTATATCCAGATTACAGTTGATGGCATCACAAAAAAAATAGGAATAACAAGGATACACATGGAGGAAGACGCTGGGAAAAATATACACACAGGTGGTAATTTTAGCCTCGTTGACCTTAATAGAGCTGGTGTTCCGCTTATGGAGATAGTCTCTGAGCCAGATATAAGAAGTCCTAAAGAGGCGTCTGAGTATATGAAAAAACTCAGAACTATTTTGAGGTACCTTGGTGTATGTGATGGCAATATGGAACAAGGTTCTTTAAGATGTGATGCCAATGTCTCTATAAGACCTGTTGGACAAAAAGAATATGGAACGAGAACAGAGGTAAAAAATATAAATTCCTTCAAGTTTGTCGAAAAAGCCCTCGAATATGAGATTAAAAGGCAGATAATGGTTGTAGAACAAGGAGGCAAGGTAATACAGGAAACGAGATTGTGGGATTCAAATAAAGGGATAACCGAGTCCATGAGGGGAAAAGAGGAGGCTCATGACTACCGCTATTTCCCTGAGCCAGATCTCGTGCCTATAATTGTGAACCCAGATTGGATTGAGCAAATCAGGGCAGAGATTTTAGAGTTACCTGATGTGAAGAGACAGAGGTTTGTTTCTGAATATGACATCCCTGAATATGACGCTGATTTTTTGACTTTTGAGAGGGCAATTGCAGAATGGTTTGAATGTGCAGTAAAGACAGGTGGACAGCCAAAGGCAGTATCTAACTGGATAATGGGTGAACTCATGAGGATGCTTAATGAAGAGGGCAAATCTATAGAGGAATGTCCATTAAAACCTGAACAGCTTGCTGGTATGTTGAAACTAATAGACAACGGAACTATTAGTGGAAAAATAGCAAAGACAGTATTTGAGGAAATGTTCAAAAGCGGAAAAGATGCAGATACAATTGTCAAAGAAAAGGGTCTTGTCCAGATAAGCGATAATAGAGAGATAGAAAATATCATAGATGAAATCCTTGCAAGGAATCAGAAAGAGGTTGAAAGATATAGGACAGGAGATGAAAAACTGATGGGATTCTTTGTTGGTCAGGTTATGAAGGCAACAAGAGGAAAGGCAAACCCGCAGATAGTGAACGAATTATTAAGGAAAAAGATGAGGTGA
- the hslU gene encoding ATP-dependent protease ATPase subunit HslU, with product MDNFTPKKIVGELDKYIIGQDNAKKAVAIALRNRWRRQQLPADLKDEVLPKNIIMIGPTGVGKTEIARRLARLANAPFLKIEASKFTEVGYVGRDVESMIRDLTEISMNMVKTEHMEKVQEKAKILAEDRVLDLLLPPPRASRGTIDQEEEKESYKDTRERLRKQLKEGKLDSRYVDIEVKEKMMPFGVISNVGLEELEINLKEMLGSFLPEKSKRKKVKVPEALSMLTQEEANKLIDMEKVTKEAIERVEQTGIVFIDEIDKVASRGHAHGPDVSREGVQRDLLPIVEGSTVATKHGPVKTEHILFIAAGAFHIAKPSDLIPELQGRFPIRVELDSLGKDEFVRILTEPHNALIKQYTALLQTEDVKLEFTQDAIDEIADIAVTVNEKTENIGARRLHTVIEKLLEDISFDAPEMKGKEITIDRQYVREKLSDVVKDEDLSRYIL from the coding sequence ATGGACAACTTTACACCAAAGAAAATAGTAGGGGAACTTGATAAATATATTATTGGTCAAGATAATGCTAAAAAGGCAGTTGCAATAGCTCTCAGAAATAGATGGAGGAGACAGCAGTTACCTGCAGACCTGAAAGATGAAGTATTGCCCAAAAATATCATCATGATAGGGCCAACGGGCGTTGGTAAGACAGAGATCGCAAGAAGACTTGCAAGACTTGCTAATGCACCATTTCTCAAAATAGAGGCATCGAAGTTTACAGAGGTAGGCTATGTTGGTCGTGATGTAGAATCGATGATAAGGGATCTCACCGAGATTTCAATGAATATGGTCAAGACAGAGCACATGGAAAAGGTGCAAGAGAAGGCAAAGATACTTGCTGAAGACAGGGTTTTAGACCTTTTATTGCCACCGCCGAGGGCATCGAGGGGGACGATCGATCAGGAGGAAGAAAAAGAAAGTTACAAAGATACAAGGGAAAGGTTGAGAAAGCAGCTCAAAGAAGGAAAGCTCGATTCAAGGTATGTGGACATTGAAGTCAAAGAAAAAATGATGCCTTTCGGTGTTATATCGAATGTTGGTCTTGAAGAATTAGAGATTAATCTAAAAGAGATGCTCGGGAGTTTTTTGCCTGAAAAGTCCAAAAGGAAAAAGGTCAAGGTGCCAGAGGCATTGTCTATGCTAACACAAGAAGAGGCAAACAAGCTCATAGATATGGAAAAAGTTACAAAAGAGGCAATAGAAAGGGTAGAACAGACAGGAATTGTTTTTATAGATGAGATAGACAAGGTTGCCAGCAGAGGACATGCTCATGGCCCTGATGTATCAAGAGAAGGAGTGCAGAGAGACCTGTTACCAATTGTCGAGGGATCTACTGTTGCTACAAAACATGGGCCTGTAAAAACAGAGCATATACTTTTTATTGCTGCGGGGGCATTTCATATAGCAAAGCCTTCTGATCTTATTCCAGAGCTTCAGGGAAGATTTCCAATAAGGGTTGAGCTTGATTCCCTTGGTAAAGACGAGTTTGTGAGAATACTCACAGAACCTCATAATGCCCTGATAAAGCAGTACACTGCACTTTTGCAAACAGAGGATGTAAAACTCGAATTTACACAAGATGCTATTGATGAGATAGCAGACATTGCAGTCACTGTCAATGAAAAAACAGAGAACATAGGGGCTCGAAGACTTCATACTGTAATAGAGAAACTCCTTGAAGACATATCTTTTGATGCGCCTGAGATGAAAGGCAAAGAAATCACAATAGACAGACAATATGTAAGAGAGAAGCTTTCTGATGTAGTGAAAGATGAAGACCTCAGTAGGTATATACTTTAG
- a CDS encoding type ISP restriction/modification enzyme, whose amino-acid sequence MLRAYLKQLFETASQGDAREESFYPCLTDLLRAYSESGDKKLFITSLPKKTEAGNPDFRIWDGRQNIVGYIEAKPPHQEALSRIEDTEQLKRYLETFPNLILTNFFEFRLYRNGELIDNVKIARPFVMHRLGTIPPLEREREFFSLLDKFLSFSLPKTYTARALAEELAKRTRFLKEIIYAEIKDIASPLHQFTPSPLHQFYDVFKRYLISDLTEEDFADLYAQTITYGLFAARTRSDNGFNRKLAYDRIPKTIGILRDVFKFISLGDLPHQMEWIIDDISEVLAITDVARILDEYFHEHKGSDPIVHFYETFLSKYDPETRERRGVYYTPEPVVSYIVRSINELLKSHFGRTAGFASRGVTVLDPAAGTLTFVAESAKIAVEEFSKRYGTGGISKFIKEHILENFYAFELMMAPYAIGHLKISFLFEELGYKLTDEDRFMLYLTNTLEMEELEQSRLPGMASLSEESHLAGEVKKEKPILVILGNPPYSGHSLNIGEWISREIKEYYQVDGKPLKEKNPKWLQDDYVKFIRFAQWKIDEAGEGILGFITNHSYLDNPTFRGMRQSLMNTFDEIYILDLHGNSKKKEKCPDGSKDENVFDIQQGVAIGIFVKKGKGVKAEKVFHSEIWGLREKKYEWLNNHSLNNTRWKRLRPKSEFYLFIPRDEGLLKRYESYPKITDIFPVSSVGIVTARDNLTIKWTKEEMWKTVLNFSRLDIEIARKAYDLGKDVRDWKVELAQKDLKESGIDREKIIPILYRPFDIRYTYYTGRSRGFHCMPRPEVMRHMMRENIGLILAKRYSVGEYNYAFVGDSIMEGHVLSGQLGITYLFPLYLYEYTKKPNTSNPSSHSKSFKKKTPHSYYMDLQDDAQAWMLFEEEAEYLLKKPNISEDFLKRLTEQYRKTPTPEEILYYIYAILYSNTYRKRYAEFLRIDFPRIPFIEDYKIFQKFAKYGERLVRLHLMKTEEINSHARFEGKGSNKVEKVAYKDKRLYINDSQFFDSIEPSLYQYQIGGYRVLEKWLKDRRDRILSLDEIRHYCQIVGIIKETIILQGEIDKKFEEDL is encoded by the coding sequence TCTGAATCAGGTGATAAAAAACTCTTTATAACTTCCCTTCCCAAAAAGACAGAGGCAGGGAATCCTGACTTCAGGATTTGGGACGGCAGGCAGAACATTGTGGGCTATATTGAGGCAAAGCCTCCTCATCAAGAAGCCCTCTCAAGAATCGAAGATACAGAACAACTAAAGAGATACCTCGAGACATTCCCAAATCTTATACTTACCAATTTCTTTGAATTCAGGCTCTACAGAAACGGTGAGCTTATTGATAATGTGAAGATTGCAAGGCCATTTGTAATGCACAGACTCGGCACAATCCCGCCACTTGAGAGGGAAAGAGAATTTTTTAGTCTTTTGGATAAATTCCTCTCCTTTTCTCTTCCAAAGACATACACAGCAAGGGCGCTGGCAGAAGAACTTGCAAAGAGGACGAGGTTTCTCAAGGAGATTATTTATGCAGAGATTAAAGATATTGCTTCACCCCTTCACCAATTCACCCCTTCACCCCTTCACCAGTTTTATGATGTCTTTAAAAGATATTTAATCAGTGATTTAACAGAGGAGGATTTTGCAGACCTCTACGCACAGACAATAACCTATGGACTCTTTGCTGCAAGGACACGCTCAGATAATGGCTTTAACAGAAAACTTGCCTATGATAGGATTCCAAAGACGATTGGTATCTTGAGGGATGTGTTTAAGTTTATATCGCTTGGTGACCTACCTCATCAGATGGAATGGATCATTGATGACATATCAGAGGTGCTTGCAATCACGGATGTGGCAAGGATACTTGATGAGTATTTTCATGAGCATAAGGGCAGTGACCCCATTGTCCATTTTTATGAGACCTTTTTAAGTAAATATGACCCCGAGACAAGGGAAAGGAGGGGTGTTTATTATACCCCTGAGCCTGTTGTCTCTTATATCGTAAGGAGCATTAATGAGCTTCTTAAGAGCCATTTTGGGAGGACTGCTGGTTTTGCCTCAAGGGGTGTCACGGTCCTTGACCCGGCCGCGGGGACACTCACATTCGTTGCAGAATCTGCAAAGATTGCAGTAGAAGAGTTCAGCAAAAGATATGGCACTGGAGGAATAAGCAAGTTCATAAAAGAGCATATCCTCGAAAACTTCTATGCCTTTGAGCTCATGATGGCACCTTATGCTATAGGTCATTTGAAAATCTCTTTTCTCTTTGAGGAATTAGGATATAAGCTAACAGATGAAGACAGATTCATGCTCTATCTCACAAATACCCTTGAGATGGAAGAGCTTGAGCAATCAAGGCTTCCTGGCATGGCATCCCTCTCGGAGGAATCCCATCTTGCAGGCGAGGTGAAGAAGGAGAAACCAATCCTTGTGATACTCGGCAATCCTCCCTATTCAGGACATTCTTTAAATATTGGTGAATGGATAAGCAGAGAGATAAAGGAATATTATCAGGTAGATGGCAAGCCTTTAAAGGAGAAGAATCCAAAGTGGCTACAGGATGACTATGTGAAGTTCATACGCTTTGCACAGTGGAAGATTGATGAGGCGGGTGAAGGAATATTAGGATTTATAACAAATCACAGCTATCTCGACAATCCCACATTTAGGGGTATGAGGCAATCACTAATGAATACCTTTGATGAGATATATATCCTGGACCTTCACGGAAACAGTAAGAAAAAGGAGAAATGCCCTGATGGAAGTAAGGATGAGAATGTCTTTGATATACAGCAGGGAGTTGCGATAGGGATATTTGTAAAGAAAGGTAAAGGAGTGAAGGCAGAGAAGGTATTTCATTCAGAGATATGGGGCTTAAGGGAGAAAAAATATGAATGGCTTAATAATCATTCCCTGAATAATACGAGGTGGAAAAGGCTTAGACCAAAATCAGAATTTTATCTCTTTATCCCGAGAGACGAGGGTCTTTTAAAGCGATATGAGTCTTATCCAAAGATAACAGATATATTCCCTGTAAGCAGTGTGGGTATTGTAACAGCAAGGGATAATCTTACAATAAAATGGACAAAAGAGGAGATGTGGAAGACCGTCCTGAATTTTTCAAGGCTTGATATAGAGATTGCGAGAAAGGCATACGACCTTGGAAAAGATGTCAGAGACTGGAAGGTTGAACTGGCTCAAAAAGATTTGAAGGAAAGCGGCATTGACAGGGAGAAGATAATCCCTATTCTTTATCGCCCTTTTGATATACGATATACCTACTATACAGGGAGGTCGCGCGGGTTTCATTGTATGCCAAGGCCTGAAGTCATGAGGCATATGATGAGAGAAAACATCGGCTTGATACTTGCAAAACGATATTCTGTTGGTGAGTATAATTATGCTTTTGTGGGCGATAGCATTATGGAGGGCCATGTTTTATCAGGACAGTTAGGGATTACCTATCTTTTCCCCCTTTACCTATATGAATATACCAAAAAGCCCAACACCTCTAATCCTTCATCTCACTCAAAGAGTTTCAAAAAGAAGACGCCTCACAGTTACTATATGGATTTACAGGATGATGCACAGGCATGGATGCTCTTTGAAGAAGAGGCAGAATATCTCCTGAAAAAGCCGAACATCTCAGAGGATTTTCTTAAAAGACTTACTGAACAATACAGGAAGACCCCTACACCTGAAGAGATACTCTATTACATCTATGCTATCCTTTATTCAAATACCTATCGCAAGAGATATGCAGAGTTTTTAAGGATAGACTTTCCGAGGATCCCATTCATAGAGGATTATAAAATCTTCCAAAAATTTGCAAAATATGGAGAGAGGCTTGTCCGTCTACATCTTATGAAAACAGAAGAGATTAATTCTCATGCACGATTTGAGGGCAAAGGCAGCAATAAGGTTGAGAAGGTGGCATATAAAGACAAAAGGCTTTATATTAATGATAGTCAGTTTTTTGATAGTATAGAGCCATCTCTATATCAATATCAGATTGGTGGCTACAGGGTTTTGGAGAAGTGGCTCAAGGACAGGAGAGACAGGATCCTCTCACTTGACGAAATCAGGCATTACTGCCAGATTGTGGGAATTATAAAAGAGACCATTATTCTTCAAGGAGAGATTGATAAAAAATTTGAGGAGGATTTATAA